The region tatatatatatatataaaacaatacgtataaaatataatatatactttatataaaaatgaataatcATTCATCAcatcatttattaaaaaaatataatgttCTCACAATATAgtaaatttataaatatatatatataatattttaataatataaacattgTTGCGATAATGtttaatttatttgtatatatatatattatatatatttaaaatttcaTAATACCACATcctaaaaatatatataatatatataatatatatattatatatatatatattttttttttttttatatatcttcaAATTTATGTTACATTGTTCTTTAGTagtatttatttatatactaccttgttcattttttttttaattttatttttttagtaataatgatattttttgtaatcatttaatatatatatatatatatatatttataataaaaaaaaatatatataatatttataatacattataatgttttaataatggcacatttatatgaagaggtttataaaaagagaaaatattttgatagAGCTTTATGTAATGATTATGAAGAATGGCAAGATAAAATAAGAGAATCAAAAACAGTTTATATAGGAaatttatctatatatacAACACAACAACAAATATATGAGGTAAGCacaaagaaaaatattatatatatatatgtatatgtatgtatatatatatatatatatatatgtatgtatgtatttatatttatttattgcCATCACATTATATAccatttaatttttcttaGCATATGTCTAAGGCTGGCGATGTAGAAAATATCATCATGGGTTTACATAGAACCGAGAAATCACCTTGTGGATTTTGTTTTGTagtttataaaaagaaagaagGATATACTCAAGCagtaaattttttaaataattcaatTTTAGATGGCAGAATTATAAGAGTTGATGAAGATCTAGGTATTATTGGTAAACGAAAATATGGAAGAGGAAAAACAGGAATTCAAAAAAGAGATGAACgaaataaatt is a window of Plasmodium gaboni strain SY75 chromosome 4, whole genome shotgun sequence DNA encoding:
- a CDS encoding putative nuclear cap-binding protein; translation: MAHLYEEVYKKRKYFDRALCNDYEEWQDKIRESKTVYIGNLSIYTTQQQIYEHMSKAGDVENIIMGLHRTEKSPCGFCFVVYKKKEGYTQAVNFLNNSILDGRIIRVDEDLGIIGKRKYGRGKTGIQKRDERNKFYDEDRPKVLDNLVDHTISKKRKLNNNPYYERNIKQKILLPSNYTLNTTEMKTSRMVYIKPPVTLYPNAQHMMNINKNKHQNRNLYKFHIKKNKQNNKQT